A stretch of Candidatus Rokuibacteriota bacterium DNA encodes these proteins:
- a CDS encoding Glu/Leu/Phe/Val dehydrogenase encodes MSVVARGIGDELGPAKILILREPRVGLEAVVVVDNVACGPAIGGVRMAPDVTLEEVCRLARAMTFKNAAAGLPHGGGKSGILADPTCSPPQKEALVRTFARMIRELTEYIPGPDMGTNEACMAWIKDEIDRAVGLPRALGGIPLDEIGATGFGLAVAAEVATAEAALSLKGARVAIHGFGAVGQHAARFLVQRGARVVAASDSRGATYNCDGLDVDALIAHKRAGRGVSAFPTGSPMKSEDVIAVECEIWIPAARPDTLTADNVGRLRAKLVLQGANIPATDSAEEEMHARGILNLPDFVVNAGGVICAAVEYHGGTQAQAFATIEERIRANTGEVLERSRTHHLRPRQAATQMVRSRIDEAMQYRRP; translated from the coding sequence TAACGTCGCGTGCGGGCCGGCCATCGGCGGGGTGCGCATGGCTCCGGATGTGACGCTGGAGGAGGTCTGTCGGCTCGCGCGGGCGATGACCTTCAAGAACGCCGCCGCCGGGTTGCCGCATGGGGGCGGCAAGTCCGGTATCCTCGCCGACCCAACCTGCTCGCCGCCGCAGAAGGAGGCGCTCGTCCGTACCTTTGCGCGGATGATCAGGGAGCTCACCGAGTACATTCCGGGCCCGGACATGGGGACCAACGAGGCGTGCATGGCGTGGATCAAGGACGAGATCGACCGGGCCGTTGGCCTGCCGCGGGCGCTGGGCGGCATTCCGCTCGATGAGATCGGGGCGACCGGCTTCGGTCTCGCCGTGGCGGCCGAGGTCGCGACGGCGGAAGCTGCGCTGTCCCTGAAGGGAGCGCGTGTGGCCATTCATGGGTTCGGTGCGGTAGGTCAGCACGCGGCACGCTTCCTCGTCCAGCGGGGTGCGCGGGTCGTCGCCGCGTCCGACAGCCGAGGCGCGACCTACAACTGCGACGGGCTCGATGTGGACGCGCTGATCGCGCACAAGCGGGCCGGTCGGGGAGTGAGCGCGTTCCCGACGGGTTCTCCGATGAAGAGCGAGGACGTGATCGCCGTCGAGTGTGAGATCTGGATTCCTGCGGCGCGCCCGGACACGCTGACCGCGGACAATGTGGGTCGCCTTCGGGCCAAGCTGGTGCTCCAGGGTGCAAACATTCCCGCGACCGACTCGGCAGAGGAAGAGATGCATGCCCGTGGAATCCTGAACCTGCCGGATTTCGTCGTGAATGCCGGCGGTGTGATCTGCGCGGCGGTCGAGTACCACGGCGGTACCCAGGCCCAGGCCTTCGCGACGATCGAGGAGAGGATCCGGGCCAATACCGGCGAGGTGCTGGAGCGCAGCCGGACGCATCACCTACGCCCACGGCAAGCCGCCACTCAAATGGTGCGGAGCCGGATCGATGAAGCGATGCAGTACCGGAGGCCCTGA
- a CDS encoding DUF2238 domain-containing protein, with protein sequence MIQSVLLAGYLVFWGAMGLAPLDSQNWALSSILPLTFVGALVFGRRSVPLSTASYMLVGGFLAFHTVGAHYTYAQVPVGHWLQGLLGLERNHFDRVTHFAFGLLLTYPLLEVFRRLTGARRLLLFYLAFMTQLGLAGAWEIIESVVAQLTRPDLGAAFLGAQGDPWDAQHDMLAATCGTVVALLLTAGWQRLERREPGRDPSLSEAVL encoded by the coding sequence ATGATTCAGTCAGTGTTACTCGCCGGTTATCTCGTCTTCTGGGGCGCCATGGGCCTGGCGCCCCTCGATTCCCAGAATTGGGCCCTCTCGAGCATCCTGCCGCTGACCTTCGTCGGGGCCCTCGTCTTCGGGCGCCGGAGCGTGCCGCTCTCGACCGCCTCGTACATGCTGGTCGGGGGCTTCCTCGCGTTTCACACCGTCGGGGCCCACTACACCTATGCGCAGGTGCCCGTCGGTCACTGGCTCCAGGGCCTCCTCGGGTTGGAGCGGAACCACTTCGACCGGGTCACGCACTTCGCCTTCGGCCTCCTCCTCACCTACCCTCTCCTGGAGGTCTTCCGCCGGCTCACCGGCGCCCGGCGCCTGCTGCTCTTCTACCTGGCCTTCATGACCCAGCTCGGGCTGGCCGGGGCCTGGGAGATCATCGAGTCGGTGGTGGCCCAGCTCACCCGACCCGATCTCGGGGCGGCCTTCCTCGGGGCGCAGGGCGACCCTTGGGACGCGCAGCACGACATGCTCGCGGCGACCTGCGGGACGGTGGTCGCGCTGCTTCTGACCGCAGGCTGGCAGCGACTTGAGCGACGGGAGCCGGGCCGTGACCCAAGTCTCAGCGAGGCGGTGCTGTGA
- a CDS encoding DUF2238 domain-containing protein, with the protein MSNRSTRDVPGRRYVAGLAALFAVIWLLLAIRPRHRADWALENALVVLAVLVLALAHRRLALSHLSYTLIFVFLCFHVIGAHYTYSEVPYDAWATALTGRSLNAALGWQRNNFDRIAHFIYGLLLTYPVREVVIRVTGLRGFWGYFLPMDLTISSSASFELIEWGAAVVFGGDLGIAYVGAQGDPWDAQKDMSLAALGAIVATAATAATHRWRSGRHDQLRASSPAG; encoded by the coding sequence ATGTCGAACCGGAGCACGCGTGACGTGCCCGGGCGCCGCTACGTCGCGGGACTCGCTGCGCTCTTCGCTGTCATCTGGCTCCTCCTGGCCATCCGGCCTCGCCACCGCGCGGACTGGGCGCTCGAGAACGCGCTGGTCGTGCTTGCCGTGCTCGTCCTCGCCCTGGCGCACCGGCGCTTGGCGTTGTCCCACCTGTCGTACACCCTGATCTTCGTGTTCCTCTGCTTCCACGTGATCGGCGCGCACTACACCTACTCCGAGGTTCCGTACGACGCCTGGGCCACCGCGCTCACCGGCCGGAGCCTCAACGCGGCACTCGGCTGGCAACGGAACAACTTCGACCGCATCGCGCACTTCATCTACGGGCTTCTCCTGACGTATCCGGTCCGGGAGGTCGTCATTCGCGTGACGGGGCTGCGCGGGTTCTGGGGGTATTTCCTGCCGATGGACCTGACGATCTCGAGCTCGGCCAGCTTCGAGCTGATCGAGTGGGGGGCCGCCGTGGTGTTCGGCGGCGATCTCGGCATCGCCTACGTGGGGGCGCAGGGCGATCCTTGGGACGCGCAGAAGGATATGTCGCTGGCCGCCCTGGGGGCCATCGTGGCCACAGCCGCGACCGCCGCGACACACCGCTGGCGGTCCGGCCGGCACGATCAGTTGCGGGCATCGAGTCCGGCCGGGTAG